From Acidipropionibacterium acidipropionici, one genomic window encodes:
- a CDS encoding DUF4191 domain-containing protein yields the protein MPKSQAAKELAAKQKAEAKAAKERRKNSDNPKDWGTWKQLVETFKMTRKADPAVTWWVLGAVLIPIVVFVVLGIIITPWWMWLVVGIFAGAACGMWIFSRRARKAMYTRFKGQPGSAEVALSQLDKKKWTTTPAVAVSRQQDVVHRALGPGGLILVGEGHGNGLRKLMAEEKHRHEQVAYGVPVITMIMGEGKDQIPLEQLDKKIKKLPKTLDDARVNEVRSRLKALDAMRPRLPIPKGPMPTSMKGSRNAMRGR from the coding sequence ATGCCCAAGAGCCAGGCCGCCAAGGAGCTTGCAGCCAAGCAGAAGGCCGAGGCCAAGGCTGCCAAGGAGCGCCGCAAGAATTCCGACAACCCCAAGGACTGGGGCACCTGGAAGCAGCTCGTCGAGACCTTCAAGATGACCCGCAAGGCCGACCCTGCGGTCACCTGGTGGGTCCTCGGGGCCGTTCTCATCCCGATCGTCGTCTTCGTGGTGCTCGGCATCATCATCACGCCGTGGTGGATGTGGCTGGTCGTCGGCATCTTCGCCGGTGCCGCCTGCGGCATGTGGATCTTCAGTCGTCGGGCCCGCAAGGCCATGTACACGCGTTTCAAGGGCCAGCCCGGGTCCGCCGAGGTGGCGCTGTCCCAGCTCGACAAGAAGAAGTGGACGACGACCCCCGCCGTCGCGGTCTCCCGCCAGCAGGACGTCGTCCACCGTGCACTGGGTCCCGGCGGCCTCATCCTCGTCGGCGAGGGCCACGGGAACGGGCTGCGCAAGCTCATGGCGGAGGAGAAGCACCGTCATGAGCAGGTCGCCTACGGGGTTCCCGTCATCACCATGATCATGGGCGAGGGCAAGGACCAGATTCCCCTCGAGCAGCTCGACAAGAAGATCAAGAAGTTGCCGAAGACCCTCGACGACGCCAGGGTCAACGAGGTCAGGTCGCGCCTCAAGGCCCTCGACGCGATGCGTCCGCGGCTCCCGATCCCCAAGGGTCCGATGCCGACCTCGATGAAGGGTTCCCGCAACGCGATGCGGGGTCGCTGA